A stretch of the Aspergillus puulaauensis MK2 DNA, chromosome 6, nearly complete sequence genome encodes the following:
- a CDS encoding uncharacterized protein (COG:O,T;~EggNog:ENOG410PQ0D;~InterPro:IPR000717) produces MDQVHQRALDALQPFIALTDSSSANSPRYVANIVTNATASPHTYVFAELLERPAVQALRSPDTPAELQGYLTLLEIFAWGTWKDYQQTPNLPALSDEQARKLRLLTLLSLASTIKPLTYEILMESLSLSAPSDLESLVTAAIYSSLITARLSPATSPPTVNVTSVAPLRDVKPSSLPPMISTLTAWESRCGSVISDIEAEIAKIRADSAQRRATEHARVVMIEKTIAKWNDESAEAGGAGPFAGAGNQGAKKSGWKPKDLGAAFRSRDLWGGGSNKREFDDDGYFDGGSFDFDPHGSGMDIDEDAGVKLGSGSGGTRQSKRFLGKKS; encoded by the coding sequence ATGGACCAAGTACACCAAAGGGCGCTGGATGCCCTTCAACCCTTCATCGCACTCACAGACTCAAGTAGTGCAAATTCGCCCCGATACGTCGCAAATATAGTCACAAATGCAACAGCAAGCCCACACACGTACGTCTTCGCAGAACTCCTAGAACGGCCCGCAGTCCAAGCACTTCGCTCCCCAGACACCCCCGCCGAGCTCCAAGGGTATCTGACGCTCCTCGAGATCTTCGCCTGGGGGACATGGAAAGACTACCAACAAACTCCCAATCTCCCCGCACTCAGCGATGAGCAAGCCCGCAAGCTCCGtctcctcaccctcctctctctcgcctccACAATCAAGCCCCTCACCTACGAAATCCTTATGGAgtctctctccctctcagCCCCATCCGACCTTGAATCCCTCGTAACAGCAGCTATCTATTCCTCCCTCATAACTGCCAGACTATCCCCAgcgacatcaccaccaaccgTGAACGTAACATCCGTCGCTCCCCTCCGCGACGTAAAGCCCAGCTCCCTACCACCCATGATCTCAACCTTAACAGCCTGGGAATCCCGCTGCGGCTCCGTCATATCCGACATCGAAGCCGAAATTGCCAAAATACGAGCTGACTCCGCACAACGCCGCGCCACGGAACACGCCCGGGTCGTGATGATCGAAAAGACGATTGCAAAATGGAACGATGAGTCCGCCGAGGCAGGCGGGGCAGGGCCCTTCGCCGGTGCTGGAAACCAAGGGGCTAAGAAGTCAGGCTGGAAACCAAAAGACCTCGGAGCGGCATTCCGGAGTCGCGACCTCTGGGGTGGTGGAAGCAACAAGCGCGagtttgatgatgatggataCTTTGATGGCGGCTCGTTTGACTTTGATCCTCATGGCTctgggatggatattgacGAGGACGCTGGGGTTAAATtgggttctggttctggaggGACAAGGCAGTCGAAGCGCTTTCTGGGGAAGAAGTCATAG
- the rgsB gene encoding putative RGS domain protein (Rax1) (COG:S;~EggNog:ENOG410PI0N;~InterPro:IPR016137,IPR036305;~PFAM:PF00615;~TransMembrane:3 (o261-284i291-311o346-367i)): MTTPGMIELEQRNRLPTLFEVLSRRTLAPVDLFSFYIYMRDQQRSVDYLDFWLDVSQHMSLCRHYVRELRRSVLVATPDLEKAESKGSSTPLENFESVNDIPLVEAGPSGLHHGLRDLNDRDADQRLSAFLRSDGHSSRHSPQSSLGSHNSVSRTMSNNEQPRPSFAHKESSSPGHTVARGDIRSSAEKILYTYLLPGAEREIVLPEEMVSGIINLVEDDGRDDPEVFDPAKDYVFQAMERDAFPGFLQAKALGNLVPLSIMARLTFALISFGGGFWGAFYVVLRDKPRHIRCWVILPFIIAAYFIVSYQYKIDPVMAFVGYSEYTFMNWSPVREPYVRKLLVKRAIATILIAALVAAALSILFILVPGTML, encoded by the exons ATGACGACGCCCGGTATGAtcgagctggagcagcgaaATCGCCTCCCCACGCTCTTCGAGGTCCTCAGCCGTCGGACTCTCGCCCCAGTCgatctcttctccttctacATTTACATGCGCGACCAACAACGCTCTGTTGATTATCTTGACTTCTG GCTCGATGTATCCCAACATATGTCCCTGTGCCGCCATTATGTTAGAGAACTGCGACGATCGGTCCTGGTAGCGACACCAGATCTTGAAAAGGCCGAGAGCAAGGGGTCTTCGACACCTCTGGAGAACTTTGAGAGTGTGAATGATATCCCACTCGTGGAAGCTGGGCCTTCGGGGCTTCACCATGGTCTCCGCGATCTGAACGACAGGGACGCTGATCAAAGACTGTCTGCCTTCCTTCGCTCGGATGGCCACTCATCAAGACACTCTCCACAGAGCAGTTTGGGCTCGCACAACTCTGTATCCCGCACGATGTCGAATAACGAGCAGCCGCGGCCGAGCTTTGCCCACAAGGAGTCAAGCTCACCGGGGCATACCGTGGCACGTGGGGATATCCGTTCTAGCGCAGAGAAGATACTTTACACGTATCTACTCCCAGGTGCTGAAAGAGAAATCGTCTTGCCCGAGGAAATGGTGTCTGGTATCATCAATCTAGTGGAGGACGATGGCAGAGATGACCCGGAAGTATTTGATCCGGCAAAGGACTATGTTTTCCAAGCAATGGAACGTGATGCCTTCCCAGGGTTTTTGCAGGCGAAAGCTCTGGGTAACCTTGTTCCACTGTCGATCATGGCACGTCTCACATTCGCCCTCATCAGTTTCGGTGGGGGTTTCTGGGGTGCGTTTTATGTGGTGCTACGTGATAAACCAAGGCACATTCGTTGCTGG GTTATTTTACCTTTCATCATTGCAGCCTACTTCATCGTCTCCTACCAATACAAGATCGACCCAGTTATGGCTTTCGTAGGGTACAGCGAGTATACGTTCATGAACTGGTCCCCGGTCCGTGAGCCTTATGTTCGAAAACTGCTAGTGAAGCGAGCTATCGCCACCATTTTAATCGCGGCTCTTGTCGCCGCTGCGCTGAGCATATTGTTCATCCTGGTCCCGGGTACGATGCTTTAG
- the gcnE gene encoding histone acetyltransferase GCN5 (COG:B;~EggNog:ENOG410PFEX;~InterPro:IPR036427,IPR001487,IPR037800,IPR016181, IPR000182,IPR018359;~PFAM:PF00439,PF13673,PF00583;~go_function: GO:0004402 - histone acetyltransferase activity [Evidence IEA];~go_function: GO:0005515 - protein binding [Evidence IEA];~go_function: GO:0008080 - N-acetyltransferase activity [Evidence IEA]) — MTDSPITKRKTSSEALSPDSQQRSKRARTDSPGRELKTEDDPLEKPPMRIVPFPEKPAVLEERRGEIEFRVVNNDGSRDSFIVLTGLKCIFQKQLPKMPKDYIARLVYDRSHLSIAIVKHPLEVVGGITYRPFNNRRFAEIVFCAISSDQQVKGYGTHLMSHLKDYVKATSDIMHFLTYADNYAIGYFKKQGFTKEIQLDRSIWMGYIKDYEGGTIMQCTMLPRIRYLEIGRMLLKQKEAVHAKIRAFSRSHIVHPPPKEWKNGVNKIDPMSIPAIKESGWSPDMDELARQPRHGPNYNQLLHLLNDMQNHSAAWPFTQPVNKDEVLDYYDVIKEPMDLSTMEEKHEKDMYPTPQDFIKDAMLMFDNCRRYNNETTPYAKSANRLEKFMWQQISNIPEWSHLSEGH; from the exons ATGACCGACA GCCCGATCACAAAGCGGAAAACCTCCTCGGAGGCTCTTTCCCCGGATTCCCAACAGCGGAGTAAGAGGGCGCGCACAGATTCCCCAGGGAGGGAATTGAAG ACCGAAGACGATCCCCTGGAAAAGCCGCCAATGCGAATTGTTCCTTTCCCCGAAAAG CCCGCAGTTCTAGAGGAGCGCCGAGGCGAGATTGAGTTCCGGGTGGTAAATAATGACGGATCGCGTGATAGCTTCATTGTCCTTACCGGGTTGAAATGCATTTTTCAGAAGCAGCTTCCGAAAATGCCGAAGGATTATATTGCGCGGCTGGTTTACGATAGGTCGCACCTCTCAATCGCTATCGTCAAACATCCACTGGAAGTTGTGGG CGGTATTACCTACCGGCCTTTCAACAATCGCAGATTTGCGGAGATAGTATTCTGTGCCATCTCATCTGATCAGCAAGTTAAAGGATACGGGACTCATCTGATGTCGCATTTGAAG GACTACGTCAAGGCAACGTCGGACATCATGCACTTTCTGACCTACGCCGATAACTACGCGATTGGATACTTCAAAAAACAGGGATTTACCAAGGAGATCCAACTGGACAGGTCTATATGGATGggatatattaaagattatgAAGGTGGAACGATCATGCAATGCACGATGCTGCCGAGGATTCGATATCTTGAAATCGGGCGCATGTTGCTCAAGCAGAAAGAGGCGGTCCACGCAAAGATCCGTGCGTTCAGCCGGTCACATATCGTTCATCCTCCACCCAAGGAATGGAAGAATGGAGTGAATAAGATCGATCCGATGAGCATTCCTGCCATTAAAGAGTCGGGGTGGTCACCTGATATGGATGAACTCGCCCGGCAACCGCGTCATGGGCCGAATTATAACCAACTCCTACACCTTCTCAACGATATGCAGAACCATAGCGCAGCGTGGCCGTTCACCCAGCCGGTCAATAAGGATGAGGTACTCGACTACTACGATGTCATCAAGGAACCGATGGATTTGTCTAcgatggaagaaaagcatgAGAAGGACATGTACCCGACGCCACAGGATTTCATCAAAGATGCCATGTTGATGTTTGACAACTGCCGACGGTACAATAACGAGACAACACCTTACGCCAAAAGCGCGAATAGGCTGGAGAAGTTTATGTGGCAGCAGATTTCCAACATCCCTGAGTGGTCG CACTTGTCCGAAGGCCACTGA
- the RAD1 gene encoding putative DNA repair protein Rad1 (BUSCO:EOG092648O6;~COG:L;~EggNog:ENOG410PNKT;~InterPro:IPR003021;~PFAM:PF02144;~go_process: GO:0000077 - DNA damage checkpoint [Evidence IEA]), which yields MAEETGPIFTAVSSNAHQLYTLLHCIGFARNATVQITPDGIRFSVEEARVVQGLAFLDKALFTTYTFNPTTTPSNEDDVTMEDIEPDGSNYPCFVVSLSALLETLKIFGVGESSSTSASRAASVQPSTVSASSAFTAPALLLNRSCTFQYSHYGSPLSITLAETGVKTVCELTTYEPDEGELDIPFQRDGIVMKIIMRSAWLHNAITELGATNPKILKISASAKEEPFFTLSGAGGPFSESSVEFSIEQDGQNNGTQSDTHRKILTNDGTTRSRATRAKLAPTVTETFLVSPPSSMGSRLKQDFRFGFIQKASRAMAVATKVSIRGDRQGVLSLQFMIEFDKAGSATTSNSSRPVKESRASTVSFVDFRFVPLVDEDELGGAEVRDDMD from the coding sequence ATGGCCGAAGAGACGGGGCCTATCTTCACTGCCGTTTCTAGCAACGCACACCAACTCTACACTTTACTTCATTGCATTGGCTTTGCGCGGAATGCCACCGTACAAATAACGCCGGACGGAATCCGCTTTTCTGTGGAGGAAGCGCGAGTGGTACAAGGACTCGCGTTCCTTGACAAAGCTCTTTTCACCACCTATACCTTCAATCCGACCACCACGCCTAGTAACGAAGATGACGTTACAATGGAAGATATCGAACCAGACGGTTCAAATTATCCCTGTTTTGTTGTATCATTGTCAGCCCTGCTGGAAACATTGAAAATATTCGGAGTAGGCGAATCATCGTCCACTAGCGCCAGCAGGGCAGCCAGCGTCCAGCCTTCAACTGTTTCTGCATCTAGCGCATTTACGGCGCCAGCCTTACTTCTCAATCGTTCTTGTACGTTTCAGTACTCGCATTACGGCTCTCCTCTCAGCATCACCTTAGCAGAGACTGGCGTCAAAACTGTTTGCGAGTTGACAACCTACGAACCGGACGAGGGTGAACTCGACATCCCGTTTCAGCGCGACGGTATTGTCATGAAAATAATTATGCGCTCCGCCTGGTTACACAACGCAATCACGGAGCTCGGTGCAACGAATCCGAAAATCTTGAAAATTTCCGCATCCGCAAAAGAAGAACCATTCTTTACCCTCTCTGGTGCCGGTGGTCCATTCAGCGAGTCGTCAGTGGAATTCTCGATTGAGCAAGACGGCCAAAATAACGGAACACAATCAGATACGCACCGCAAAATACTAACGAACGACGGAACAACTCGATCACGAGCTACAAGAGCCAAACTTGCCCCCACAGTTACAGAGACCTTTCTTGTTAGTCCGCCTTCCTCAATGGGATCTCGCTTGAAACAGGACTTTCGGTTTGGCTTCATCCAGAAGGCATCCCGCGCCATGGCGGTGGCTACCAAGGTGAGCATACGCGGCGATCGACAGGGTGTGCTGAGTTTGCAATTCATGATTGAGTTTGACAAGGCCGGATCTGCCACTACAAGCAACAGTTCGCGTCCCGTAAAAGAATCTCGCGCATCAACCGTCAGCTTCGTGGATTTCCGTTTTGTACCGTTAgtcgatgaagacgagctTGGGGGTGCGGAGGTTCGCGATGACATGGATTAA
- the CCR4 gene encoding CCR4-Not complex 3'-5'-exoribonuclease subunit Ccr4 (BUSCO:EOG09260WGT;~COG:K;~EggNog:ENOG410PHFH;~InterPro:IPR001611,IPR005135,IPR003591,IPR032675, IPR036691;~PFAM:PF03372,PF12799,PF13855;~go_function: GO:0005515 - protein binding [Evidence IEA]), whose product MADGTYRFQQPGAGQYFFQTQQHQRHLIRNGTGSPTGRLKFNHETPSPSRSPPLGQAAGLNPFTMYSQTHQQQHVIMNGSQAHQRFGMQIPKFQTQSHHPHPAQQPHHHAHHNQPPQHVAHQHNFSSGALTSATPHFTPSHLQNGTHTNLDEDLDESMNEHWQQQLQLAAESRQASSPHYYARAVAQQTKGIQIAPSQPEPQENGVNWKNGVAKTKAASRQGWHALDFGGQGLRALTPSLFNYAFLEKLYLNHNKLKVVPREIGQLRKLTNLDLSGNDITVLPEEIGMLTNLKQFLLFDNNIRTLPYEMGYLYRLEILGIEGNPLEDVLKAQILKEGTKALIKYLKEEMPDTHVEPPGRDWLILDETAVTSPDKITVLSYNILCDSSATQSHYGYAPSRVLSWEYRRQTILNELRSHDSDIICLQEIDQGSYNDFFREQLAYSDYKGVYWPRGRAMGMQEDDAKGVDGCAIFFKGSKFIILDKQVINFGQTAVRRPDAKGQDDIYNRLWQKDHIAVIVFLENRQTGSRFIIVNAHLYWDPTFKDVKLIQTAILMEEITRHSERYAKWAPCTDKAAFRFSEAGAEQSMPEPAPSAEYASGDQIPLFMCGDFNSSPGSAAYNLIANGGLVEEHPDLEKRMYGNLSRVGMTHPFKLKSTYSSIGELSFTNYTPDFKDILDYIWYTSNSVHVSALLGEVDKDYLRKVPGFPNYHFPSDHIALFAEFSVKGKKGKVVEADFGPQRN is encoded by the exons ATGGCAGATGGTACCTACAGGttccagcagcctggggCCGGGCAATACTTCTTTCAGacgcaacagcaccagcgtcACCTTATCCGCAACGGCACAGGCTCCCCTACTGGACGACTGAAATTCAACCACGAAACCCCCTCCCCGTCGCGATCGCCGCCGCTTGGTCAAGCAGCTGGCCTCAACCCTTTCACCATGTATAGTCAAACACATCAGCAGCAACATGTCATTATGAATGGTAGCCAGGCCCACCAGCGGTTTGGTATGCAGATCCCGAAGTTTCAGACACAGTCTCACCACCCACACCCCGCGCAGCAACCACACCACCACGCCCATCATAACCAGCCGCCTCAGCATGTCGCCCACCAGCACAACTTCTCAAGTGGGGCTTTGACGTCGGCTACCCCTCATTTCACCCCTAGCCACCTTCAGAATGGAACGCATACCAATCTTGACGAAGATCTTGACGAATCTATGAACGAACATTGGCaacagcagctccagctggCCGCTGAGTCCCGGCAGGCCAGTTCACCCCACTACTATGCTCGGGCCGTAGCACAGCAGACCAAGGGTATCCAAATCGCACCCAGCCAACCGGAGCCTCAAGAAAATGGCGTCAACTGGAAGAACGGCGTTGCTAAGACGAAGGCTGCTTCACGGCAGGGTTGGCATGCGCTCGATTTCGGCGGTCAAGGACTCCGGGCCCTGACACCGTCGCTGTTCAACTATGCTTTCTTGGAAAAATTGTATTTGAATCACAACAAGTTGAAGGTGGTGCCTCGGGAAATTGGACAACTACGGAAACTTACCAACTTGGATTTATCGGGAAACGACATCACTGTGCTTCCTGAGGAAATCGGCATGCTCACGAACCTAAAGCAATTCCTTCTTTTCGACAACAATATTCGCACACTTCCTTACGAGATGGGTTATCTCTACCGATTGGAAATCCTAGGAATAGAGGGTAATCCATTGGAAGATGTTTTGAAGGCCCAAATATTGAAGGAAGGAACTAAGGCTTTGATCAAATATTTGAAGGAAGAGATGCCAG ATACTCACGTTGAGCCACCGGGCCGAGATTGGCTCATCCTAGATGAAACCGCAGTTACTTCTCCCGACAAGATAACCGTTCTTTCGTACAACATCCTTTGCGATTCGTCTGCAACCCAATCACACTACGGCTATGCGCCTTCCCGCGTCCTCTCTTGGGAATATAGAAGGCAAACAATATTGAATGAGCTCAGGTCTCATGATTCAGATATCATTTGCCTTCAAGAAATCGACCAAGGGAGCTACAACGATTTTTTCAGGGAGCAATTAGCCTATAGTGACTACAAGGGCGTGTACTGGccccgaggaagagccaTGGGAATgcaggaggatgatgccAAGGGGGTCGATGGATGTGCTATCTTCTTCAAGGGAAGCAAGTTCATTATTCTTGACAAGCAGGTGATCAACTTCGGTCAGACAGCAGTGCGAAGACCGGATGCCAAAGGTCAGGACGACATCTACAACCGGCTATGGCAGAAAGACCACATTGCTGTTATTGTCTTCTTGGAGAACCGACAAACTGGATCTCggttcatcatcgtcaacgcgCATCTCTACTGGGACCCTACGTTCAAGGATGTCAAGTTGATTCAAACAGCTATCCTTATGGAGGAGATTACGAGGCACTCGGAAAGGTACGCCAAATGGGCCCCTTGCACGGATAAAGCCGCTTTCCGCTTCTCGGAGGCTGGTGCGGAGCAATCCATGCCCGAGCCTGCACCCTCCGCGGAGTACGCTAGCGGTGATCAAATCCCCCTCTTTATGTGTGGAGATTTCAACTCATCACCTGGCTCGGCGGCATACAATCTCATCGCCAACGGAGGACTTGTTGAGGAACATCCGGATCTGGAGAAACGGATGTACGGAAACCTGAGCCGAGTAGGAATGACGCACCCCTTCAAGCTCAAGTCGACATACAGCTCCATCGGCGAATTGAGCTTTACAAATTACACTCCAGACTTCAAGGATATACTGGATTATATCTGGTATACATCGAATTCTGTGCACGTTTCGGCGTTACTCGGGGAGGTGGACAAGGACTACCTACGCAAGGTGCCCGGGTTCCCTAACTATCATTTTCCAAGTGATCATATCGCATTGTTCGCGGAGTTTTCAGTTAAAGGCAAAAAGGGCAAGGTTGTGGAGGCGGACTTTGGTCCGCAACGGAACTGA
- a CDS encoding tRNA (adenine-N(1)-)-methyltransferase (COG:J;~EggNog:ENOG410PJPR;~InterPro:IPR014816,IPR029063;~go_component: GO:0031515 - tRNA (m1A) methyltransferase complex [Evidence IEA];~go_function: GO:0016429 - tRNA (adenine-N1-)-methyltransferase activity [Evidence IEA];~go_process: GO:0030488 - tRNA methylation [Evidence IEA]), whose product MARVLRSLRQLLGFTPLSSPSPSALDPRHRFARSIDTDFSYLREGDQVIVYNHRKRQPALAGPLQKGQKAQTSKGSLAHDQIIGRKVRDTVQSSKGVNYRVNLPTLDQYVALTPRHVTPIYAKDASVIVSYLDIDVVPPGEGDNSHPPLEILESGTGHGALTLHLSRAVQAANSLPPPIPKASQVKYLEESPTRPADDTKDTSKRPEDGIGFGGKEVDLAQQQWDAWRAQRKAIIHTVEVSPTFSKHAEKIVRGFRRGIYAGNVDFYVGRVENWISARKQQLEAPSSAISSLLKPKSLEPFLTHAILDMPSAHLRIPVVAPLLKPNGVLAVFMPSVTQIADCVDIIRKQRVPLDLEHVIELGTGISGGRSWDVKFVSKKSKADPGWDNSTSVEAESGNTTEESSGESKTVPEKAQAQETAKDPEGVLVCRPKAGTLLAGGGFVGIWRKMQGVHGENTM is encoded by the exons ATGGCGCGTGTGCTGAGATCTCTGCGCCAATTGCTGGGTTTCACTCCGTtgtcttcgccttcaccgTCAGCTCTGGACCCGCGCCACCGCTTCGCCCGTTCAATTGATACAGATTTCTCCTATTTGCGAG AGGGCGACCAGGTTATAGTCTACAACCACAGAAAAAGACAGCCGGCCTTAGCTGGCCCGCTTCAGAAAGGCCAAAAGGCGCAGACATCCAAAGGGTCTCTGGCACATGACCAGATCATTGGCCGGAAAGTTCGAGATACCGTTCAGTCAAGCAAAG GTGTAAATTATCGAGTTAACCTTCCTACCCTCGATCAATATGTTGCGTTGACGCCGCGCCATGTAACGCCG ATTTACGCTAAAGATGCAAGCGTCATTGTTTCATATCTTGATATAGATGTTGTGCCCCCAGGCGAGGGTGACAACAGCCATCCGCCACTAGAGATCCTCGAATCCGGAACAGGCCATGGCGCTTTGACACTACATCTATCGCGCGCAGTCCAAGCCGCCAACTCCCTTCCACCGCCAATCCCGAAAGCGTCTCAAGTGAAATATCTAGAAGAAAGTCCGACACGGCCGGCCGATGACACAAAGGATACTTCGAAACGCCCGGAAGATGGAATCGGGtttggagggaaagaagtAGATCTGGCGCAACAACAATGGGATGCGTGGCGTGCCCAGCGCAAAGCAATCATCCACACAGTTGAAGTATCACCGACCTTCTCGAAGCACGCAGAGAAAATTGTCCGCGGGTTTCGCCGCGGTATCTACGCCGGCAATGTCGACTTCTACGTCGGTCGTGTGGAGAACTGGATCTCAGCTCGAAAGCAACAACTTGAAGCACCCAGCTCCGCCATTAGCTCTCTCCTCAAACCCAAATCATTGGAACCTTTCCTCACCCATGCAATCCTCGACATGCCATCCGCCCATCTACGCATCCCCGTCGTCGCTCCCCTTCTCAAACCAAACGGTGTTCTAGCGGTCTTCATGCCCAGCGTCACTCAAATCGCGGACTGTGTCGATATTATCCGGAAACAAAGAGTTCCGCTTGATCTTGAACACGTTATCGAGCTCGGGACAGGAATCAGTGGCGGGAGGTCGTGGGATGTTAAGTTTGTATCGAAAAAGTCGAAGGCCGATCCAGGATGGGATAACTCAACTTCGGTCGAAGCTGAGTCTGGGAACACTACCGAAGAATCATCTGGAGAAAGCAAAACGGTACCCGAGAAAGCACAGGCACAAGAAACCGCTAAAGACCCGGAAGGCGTCCTTGTGTGCCGACCAAAGGCTGGGACTTTGCTGGCCGGTGGAGGCTTTGTGGGCATTTGGAGAAAAATGCAGGGTGTACATGGAGAGAACACCATGTAG
- a CDS encoding putative Phosphoserine phosphatase (COG:E;~EggNog:ENOG410Q17A;~InterPro:IPR036412,IPR006384,IPR023214;~PFAM:PF12710;~go_function: GO:0016791 - phosphatase activity [Evidence IEA]) produces the protein MGSITDLPYLKTNPKVIFFSDFDGTITLEDSNDHMVDNLGYGQAKRRAGNVAVLENKATFRDAFRDMLDSVKNPFNECLEILQKNMRLDPHFTEFYYWAKENNVPIVILSSGMVPVIQTLLETLLGHKLDDHLTIVANEVESRDGKDINTPGGWQIKYHDDSHFGHNKSLEIKPYAAVPFNERPTLLYAGDGVSDLSAAAETDLLFAKAGKDLITFCEREGMPYTVFENWSSILATTKDILSGKVSVKKEQKE, from the exons ATGGGCTCTATTACGGATCTCCCCTACCTGAAGACTAACCCCAAGGTCATTTTCTTTTCGGATTTCGATGGGACTATCACTCTCGAGGATA GCAATGACCATATGGTCGATAACCTAGGCTACGGCCAGGCCAAACGCCGCGCAGGAAACGTTGCGGTCCTCGAAAACAAGGCTACCTTCCG TGACGCTTTTCGGGACATGCTCGACAGCGTTAAGAACCCTTTCAACGAATGCCTAGAGATCCTCCAGAAGAACATGCGCCTAGACCCCCATTTCACGGAGTTCTACTACTGGGCTAAGGAGAACAACGTACCGATTGTGATTTTGTCCTCTGGCATGGTTCCCGTTATTCAGACTCTACTGGAGACTCTCCTTGGCCACAAGCTTGACGACCATCTCACAATTGTCGCCAATGAAGTTGAAAGCCGGGATGGAAAGGACATCAACACCCCTGGTGGGTGGCAGATCAAATACCACGATGATAG CCATTTCGGCCACAACAAATCCCTGGAGATTAAGCCGTACGCTGCGGTGCCCTTTAACGAGCGTCCCACTCTACTATATGCCGGTGACGGTGTCTCGGACTTGTCCGCTGCAGCAGAGACAGATCTCCTGTTCGCCAAGGCTGGAAAGG ATCTGATCACCTTCTGCGAGCGAGAAGGGATGCCATACACTGTCTTTGAGAATTGGTCCTCGATCTTGGCCACGACGAAGGATATCTTGAGTGGCAAGGTCTCCGTCAAGAAGGAGCAGAAAGAGTAG